From Butyricimonas paravirosa, one genomic window encodes:
- a CDS encoding FecR family protein, with translation MENQYPDRIVHLLQLYLLGDITKEERQELEVWCEEKVRNRQLFEQICQEDLFSKERFVYEKIDDTKALRTFEKHVRKVSARGIGRWWKYAAVLLFPILVVGSWKLIYEVEQVPVVTTSVSQIQPGCSRAVLVLDDGRKVFLKEEDERVISEDKGITVTGEKDRLVYTSSEGKNVDEIRFNELEVPRGGEYKVRLADGTLVYLNSATRMKYPVKFDEKERKVYLSGEAYFEVTKDPKRPFLVEMEGVEVRVYGTSFNINTHQKGNIQTVLVKGSIGVKVLASGMESVITPGQMAEFKQGNAKVDVKDVNVAVYTDWKDGIFRFENQRLEDILTVLSNWYDVDVFYQTVSVKELHFSGYMERYKDVSVILEAITLSTGVTFSVQGKTIIVSK, from the coding sequence ATGGAGAATCAATATCCCGATAGAATTGTTCACTTGCTGCAACTATACTTGCTTGGAGATATTACCAAGGAGGAACGGCAGGAATTAGAGGTATGGTGTGAAGAGAAGGTACGGAATAGGCAATTGTTTGAACAAATTTGCCAAGAGGATTTGTTTTCAAAAGAACGATTTGTTTATGAAAAGATAGATGATACAAAGGCATTACGTACTTTTGAAAAACACGTAAGAAAAGTTTCTGCGAGAGGTATTGGCCGTTGGTGGAAATATGCGGCCGTGTTGCTATTTCCTATTTTAGTTGTCGGATCGTGGAAATTGATATATGAAGTAGAGCAAGTTCCTGTTGTAACCACTTCTGTTTCACAGATTCAACCGGGATGTTCACGGGCAGTACTTGTCTTGGATGACGGACGGAAAGTGTTCTTGAAGGAAGAGGACGAGAGGGTGATTTCGGAAGATAAGGGGATAACGGTTACAGGGGAAAAAGATCGTTTAGTATATACTTCTTCCGAGGGAAAAAATGTAGACGAGATCCGTTTCAATGAACTTGAGGTTCCTCGTGGTGGGGAGTATAAAGTAAGATTGGCAGATGGAACATTGGTGTATTTGAATTCGGCAACTCGAATGAAATATCCTGTTAAATTTGATGAAAAAGAACGTAAAGTGTATTTGTCGGGAGAGGCTTATTTTGAGGTTACCAAAGATCCCAAACGTCCATTTTTGGTAGAAATGGAAGGCGTGGAGGTTCGGGTGTATGGGACTTCTTTTAACATTAATACTCATCAGAAGGGGAATATTCAAACCGTATTGGTCAAGGGAAGTATTGGGGTCAAGGTTTTGGCATCAGGAATGGAGAGCGTGATTACACCCGGGCAGATGGCCGAGTTTAAACAAGGAAATGCAAAGGTTGATGTGAAGGATGTAAATGTAGCTGTTTACACGGATTGGAAGGATGGCATTTTCCGTTTTGAAAATCAGAGGTTGGAAGATATTCTTACTGTTTTGTCAAATTGGTATGATGTGGATGTTTTTTATCAAACTGTTTCTGTGAAAGAGCTACATTTTTCGGGGTATATGGAACGGTATAAAGATGTCAGTGTGATTTTGGAAGCGATTACCTTATCAACAGGGGTAACGTTTTCTGTTCAAGGAAAGACGATTATTGTATCAAAATAA
- a CDS encoding SusC/RagA family TonB-linked outer membrane protein translates to MNIDYSFVGDITFPDLSDYHLLDAKGKLETERLAGCYDLAVADDGYTDQYTLDKEYNEKLANVTKGVDTYWLSKPLQTVFNHTHSLYVDGGNESVRFGIELQYANQDGVMKGSLRDRMGAGVSLSYNYKTFLVKNTVTYQRVRTKESPFGNFADFAKQLPYDTYKDENGVYYPTMKSWGRGSESNRVNPMYEPSLHNFDKGASEEFINNLSINWNIIDGLLLKGQLSLTKTMNHSKRFYDPLSKQRANLNQLTLDDKNSSNNLSLGTLYLNNDDSFSLDMNATLSYNKALNGHMINALAGVSVKEDKSKANNATYIGFPSGTLSSPQYAKEMLQKTGFSESTKRLVGFLLSVNYSYQDIYLLDASVRFDGSSTFGSDQRFAPFWSFGLGVNLHKYDFIQSLGFVNQLKVRASYGQIGKANFPAYAARSTYDIVTDEWYKTGISTRLKALGNKNLTWETTNTFDIGAELSLFNDLLYVKGAYYDKRTIDLVNDVTVPTSTGFSSYRDNVGEISNKGYEFDVRVAACQTKDWSVIFNFNLAHNKNRIEKISESLRAYNERVQKMFEENLMYNDPDRALQTQPFLQYVEGGSMNSIFCVRSLGINPADGQEVFVSRNGQLTKVWNASDQVAVGTTEPKAQGTFGFNVAYKQFSLYTSFMYEGGGQRYNQTLVDKVENVNVYTDNVDERVLTNRWTKPGDKAKYKSLVVGRDGVEDTKPTSRFVQDYNMLSWNSFELGYDLPSGITSKLNLGMLRFSFSMNDILHLSTVKQERGTSYPFARTVTFSIKASL, encoded by the coding sequence TTGAATATTGATTACAGCTTCGTGGGGGATATTACTTTCCCGGACCTGTCGGATTATCATCTGTTGGATGCCAAGGGAAAATTGGAAACGGAGCGTTTGGCGGGATGTTATGATTTGGCCGTAGCTGATGACGGTTATACGGATCAGTATACTTTGGATAAAGAGTATAATGAAAAATTGGCAAATGTTACCAAAGGTGTGGATACCTATTGGTTGTCCAAGCCGTTGCAGACGGTGTTCAATCATACTCATAGTTTGTACGTGGACGGAGGTAACGAGAGCGTGCGTTTTGGTATTGAATTGCAATATGCCAATCAAGATGGTGTGATGAAGGGGTCGTTGCGTGATCGTATGGGAGCTGGCGTTTCCTTGTCATATAATTACAAAACATTTTTGGTGAAAAATACGGTGACTTATCAACGTGTGCGTACGAAAGAGTCTCCATTCGGTAATTTTGCCGATTTCGCGAAACAATTGCCATACGATACCTATAAAGATGAGAATGGCGTGTATTATCCGACGATGAAATCTTGGGGACGAGGTTCTGAAAGTAATCGCGTGAATCCGATGTACGAACCGAGTTTGCATAATTTTGATAAAGGTGCTTCAGAGGAGTTTATTAATAATTTGTCCATTAATTGGAATATTATTGACGGGTTGTTGTTGAAAGGGCAATTGAGTTTGACGAAGACGATGAATCATTCGAAACGTTTTTATGACCCGTTGTCGAAACAACGAGCTAATTTAAATCAATTGACTTTAGATGATAAGAATAGTAGTAATAATTTGAGTTTAGGTACATTGTATTTGAATAATGACGATAGTTTTAGTTTGGATATGAATGCCACCTTGTCTTATAATAAGGCTTTGAACGGTCACATGATCAATGCGTTAGCCGGTGTTTCCGTGAAAGAAGATAAATCCAAGGCGAATAATGCTACCTATATCGGTTTCCCTTCCGGAACTTTATCATCTCCGCAATACGCTAAAGAGATGCTTCAAAAGACCGGTTTCAGTGAAAGTACGAAACGTTTGGTGGGATTCTTGCTTTCTGTGAACTATTCATATCAAGACATCTATCTTTTGGATGCTTCTGTTCGATTTGACGGTTCTTCTACCTTCGGATCGGATCAACGTTTTGCTCCTTTCTGGTCATTCGGATTGGGGGTTAATTTACACAAGTACGACTTCATCCAATCGTTGGGATTTGTCAATCAGTTGAAAGTGCGTGCTTCTTACGGGCAGATTGGTAAGGCGAATTTCCCCGCGTACGCAGCTCGCTCCACGTATGATATCGTGACCGATGAGTGGTATAAAACCGGTATCAGTACTCGTTTGAAAGCCTTGGGTAATAAGAATTTGACTTGGGAAACGACGAACACGTTCGATATCGGGGCGGAATTGTCATTGTTCAATGATTTGTTGTACGTGAAAGGGGCTTATTATGACAAACGCACGATCGATTTGGTGAATGATGTGACGGTACCGACTTCCACGGGATTTAGTTCTTATCGCGATAACGTGGGTGAAATTTCAAACAAGGGATATGAATTTGATGTACGCGTGGCTGCTTGCCAAACGAAAGATTGGTCTGTGATCTTTAACTTTAATTTGGCTCACAATAAAAATCGGATAGAGAAAATTTCTGAAAGCCTGCGTGCTTATAATGAACGAGTGCAAAAGATGTTTGAGGAAAATTTGATGTATAATGATCCGGATAGAGCTTTGCAAACTCAACCTTTCTTGCAATACGTGGAAGGAGGTTCGATGAATTCTATTTTTTGTGTCCGTTCGTTGGGTATTAATCCTGCCGATGGTCAAGAGGTATTCGTGAGTCGTAATGGACAATTGACAAAGGTATGGAATGCTTCCGATCAAGTTGCAGTGGGTACAACAGAACCCAAAGCTCAAGGTACTTTCGGTTTCAATGTAGCTTATAAACAATTCAGTTTGTACACGAGTTTTATGTACGAGGGTGGAGGACAGCGTTATAACCAGACTTTGGTAGACAAGGTGGAAAACGTGAATGTCTACACGGACAACGTGGATGAGCGTGTATTGACCAATCGATGGACGAAACCGGGGGATAAGGCTAAATATAAAAGTTTGGTGGTAGGACGAGATGGGGTAGAAGATACGAAACCGACTTCTCGTTTCGTGCAAGACTATAATATGTTGTCGTGGAATTCGTTTGAGTTGGGATATGATTTGCCTTCCGGTATTACAAGTAAGTTAAATTTAGGAATGTTGCGTTTTAGCTTTAGTATGAATGATATTTTGCATCTTTCCACGGTGAAACAAGAGAGAGGAACCAGTTATCCTTTCGCTCGTACCGTGACGTTCTCGATAAAAGCTTCATTATAA
- a CDS encoding DUF4843 domain-containing protein, whose translation MKKHIIGTLLLGGWSLMMLTLLQSCDKQEVFSYESEHALFFERWKQVSLSERYRLDTVNYSFSHYVGVEDIEHQFKINLIGNLLEEDAEYKVIVVDSLTTATEDQYTIKNPVFRKGRSSDSLTVVVHKTPVLKDKSVHLTLRLVENENFGLGYMGYTDVRIRFNDMPTQPTWWTKEVELAFLGPYSYEKLETIVAANEGFTTFEGLSLTEKRKIALNTKEYISEHGITEKNGDPMEIPVY comes from the coding sequence ATGAAAAAACATATTATAGGAACATTGTTGTTGGGGGGATGGAGTCTGATGATGCTGACTCTACTGCAAAGTTGCGATAAACAGGAGGTATTTTCTTACGAGTCGGAGCATGCATTGTTTTTTGAGCGCTGGAAACAGGTGAGTTTGTCGGAGAGATATCGTTTGGATACGGTGAATTATTCCTTTTCTCACTATGTGGGGGTAGAGGATATAGAGCATCAGTTTAAAATAAATCTGATTGGTAATTTATTGGAAGAAGATGCGGAATATAAAGTAATAGTGGTGGATTCGTTGACCACGGCCACGGAAGACCAATATACGATCAAGAATCCTGTTTTCCGAAAAGGACGTTCTTCCGATTCGTTGACAGTGGTGGTACATAAAACTCCGGTATTGAAGGATAAATCAGTGCATCTGACCTTGCGTTTGGTGGAAAATGAAAACTTCGGATTAGGATATATGGGCTATACGGATGTACGTATTCGTTTTAATGATATGCCAACGCAACCGACTTGGTGGACGAAAGAGGTGGAATTGGCATTTCTAGGTCCCTATTCTTATGAAAAGTTGGAAACGATTGTCGCGGCGAACGAAGGATTTACAACATTTGAAGGTTTGTCGCTTACTGAAAAACGTAAAATAGCTTTGAATACCAAGGAGTATATTAGTGAGCATGGAATCACGGAAAAGAACGGTGATCCCATGGAGATTCCTGTCTATTAA
- a CDS encoding RagB/SusD family nutrient uptake outer membrane protein, which translates to MKKVNILILLIGGVLLSACTSWLDVTPEDTVEEEDLFKESTGFHNALNGVYQQMASTSLYGRELTYGLLDAMGQVYQLYGENYHYGAGIKSYHYYYQGTRFAYDANDDIKRAIESIWSKGYNTIANCNNIIRNIDALKTGDFRGGEAERQMIKGEALAARAWMHFDLLRLFAPALVANPAGIYIPYVTDFPYYGGQSALSVLETLEKIEADLLLAKDMIMAYDTLNDANRRILGDQYRFRIHSFVSNTDDDSDIIPLPFYQYRGYRINAMAVTGMLARLYSYWGGEKLVEAAKNAQEVIDFEWTDGKKALFYTENGWDNRLDYDRKCSQDLIFCLSYPLLQEGYNEYALSTGNACLALAKYDEVWNYDLADGGDFRLKFIKTIDDWYTDHMPLKNIRPNSDKDLVSVIEDMVPMMRLSEMHFILAEYYASIGDFGQAANYLKEVRVGRNCLGDVDLGIVDMETFKARLLGEVRREFFQEGQTFFYYKKYGENLRKGMIPESFVLPKPDSENIN; encoded by the coding sequence ATGAAAAAAGTAAATATATTAATCTTGTTGATAGGAGGAGTGTTATTATCAGCATGTACCAGTTGGTTGGATGTTACTCCGGAGGATACGGTCGAAGAGGAGGACTTGTTTAAGGAATCTACCGGATTTCACAATGCTTTAAATGGAGTGTATCAGCAAATGGCGAGCACTTCTTTGTATGGTCGGGAATTGACTTACGGGTTGCTTGATGCCATGGGACAGGTGTATCAGCTTTATGGCGAAAATTATCATTATGGTGCCGGAATCAAGAGTTATCACTACTATTACCAGGGAACCCGGTTTGCTTATGATGCCAATGACGATATAAAGCGTGCTATTGAAAGTATTTGGTCGAAGGGTTATAACACGATAGCCAATTGTAACAACATTATTCGTAATATTGATGCTTTAAAAACGGGAGATTTTCGTGGGGGAGAGGCAGAACGGCAAATGATCAAGGGAGAGGCTTTGGCGGCTCGAGCTTGGATGCATTTTGATTTATTACGTTTATTTGCCCCGGCATTGGTGGCTAACCCTGCCGGAATTTATATTCCTTACGTGACGGATTTCCCTTATTATGGAGGACAGAGTGCATTGAGCGTATTGGAGACATTGGAAAAAATAGAAGCCGATCTTTTGTTAGCGAAAGATATGATCATGGCTTATGATACTTTAAATGATGCTAATCGGCGAATATTAGGAGACCAGTATCGTTTTAGGATACATTCATTCGTTTCTAACACGGATGATGATTCTGATATTATTCCTTTGCCGTTCTATCAGTATCGCGGTTATCGGATTAACGCGATGGCGGTGACCGGTATGTTAGCTCGTTTGTACAGCTATTGGGGGGGAGAGAAGTTAGTGGAAGCGGCTAAAAATGCGCAGGAAGTGATAGATTTTGAATGGACAGATGGAAAGAAAGCTCTTTTTTATACGGAAAATGGTTGGGATAATCGCTTGGATTATGATCGGAAATGTTCGCAGGATTTAATTTTCTGTTTGTCATATCCTTTACTGCAAGAAGGTTATAATGAGTATGCCCTGTCAACAGGTAATGCTTGTTTGGCACTGGCGAAATATGATGAGGTTTGGAATTACGACCTTGCCGATGGCGGTGATTTCCGTTTAAAATTCATTAAAACGATAGATGATTGGTATACTGATCACATGCCCTTGAAGAATATTCGTCCGAATTCGGATAAAGACTTGGTTTCTGTCATTGAGGATATGGTTCCGATGATGCGTTTGAGTGAAATGCATTTTATCTTGGCCGAGTATTATGCTTCGATCGGTGATTTCGGGCAAGCTGCGAATTACTTGAAGGAAGTGCGTGTAGGAAGAAATTGTTTGGGAGATGTGGATTTGGGAATTGTTGATATGGAAACTTTTAAGGCTCGACTTTTAGGAGAGGTTAGACGTGAATTTTTCCAAGAGGGACAGACGTTCTTTTATTACAAAAAGTATGGAGAAAATTTAAGAAAAGGGATGATACCCGAATCTTTTGTTTTGCCGAAACCGGATAGTGAAAATATTAATTAA
- a CDS encoding SusC/RagA family TonB-linked outer membrane protein, with amino-acid sequence MKLFFLLTCCFTLSLSANSLAQQERVSLKMKNVGVEKLFDEVQRQTKLYFLFNIEQVKQLGKISLDVNNETVESVLMSVFKNSDLTYVFNGNMIVVRPRDTQENKEIKKIVITGKVSDEKKQPLPGVTVQMKGVAIGTATDHDGKYSLTIPNAPKKFTLVYSFVGMVTQEVIYAGKDTINVVMKEDVATLEDVVVTGYMNIRNSSFTGNAVTVKKEDLLKVSKTNVIKALQAFDPSFRIKENNRWGSDPNALPEVYIRGESGLGVRQLDADALSKSNLKDNPNLPTFIMDGFEVSVSKLYDMDPNRIESITILKDATATALYGSRAANGVVVITTVPPRPVN; translated from the coding sequence ATGAAATTGTTTTTTTTACTCACTTGTTGCTTTACACTTTCGTTGTCAGCCAATAGTTTGGCTCAACAGGAACGTGTGAGCTTGAAAATGAAGAACGTGGGTGTGGAAAAGTTGTTCGATGAAGTTCAACGTCAGACGAAACTTTATTTCTTGTTTAATATAGAACAAGTAAAGCAATTGGGAAAGATTTCTTTGGACGTGAACAATGAAACCGTGGAATCGGTGTTGATGTCTGTTTTCAAGAATTCAGATTTGACGTACGTTTTTAACGGGAATATGATTGTCGTACGACCTAGGGATACTCAAGAGAATAAGGAAATAAAGAAGATCGTTATAACGGGAAAGGTTTCTGACGAGAAAAAACAGCCTCTTCCCGGGGTAACGGTGCAGATGAAGGGCGTTGCTATCGGAACGGCAACGGACCACGACGGGAAATACTCGTTGACGATCCCGAATGCCCCGAAAAAGTTCACGTTGGTGTATTCTTTCGTGGGTATGGTTACTCAAGAAGTTATTTACGCCGGAAAGGACACGATTAACGTGGTGATGAAGGAGGACGTGGCGACGTTGGAGGATGTGGTGGTGACCGGTTATATGAATATTCGTAATTCAAGTTTTACGGGTAACGCAGTAACCGTGAAGAAGGAGGATTTGTTGAAAGTTTCGAAAACGAATGTTATTAAGGCGTTACAAGCGTTTGACCCTTCTTTCCGTATTAAGGAAAACAATCGTTGGGGATCAGACCCTAATGCCTTACCCGAGGTGTATATCCGGGGAGAATCCGGTTTGGGAGTGAGACAATTGGATGCTGATGCATTGTCGAAATCAAATTTGAAGGACAACCCGAATCTACCGACTTTTATTATGGATGGTTTCGAGGTGAGTGTTTCCAAATTGTATGATATGGATCCGAACCGGATCGAATCGATTACCATTTTGAAAGACGCGACGGCAACCGCTTTGTACGGTTCGCGTGCGGCTAACGGGGTGGTAGTGATTACCACGGTCCCCCCAAGGCCGGTAAATTGA